The Panicum virgatum strain AP13 chromosome 6K, P.virgatum_v5, whole genome shotgun sequence nucleotide sequence CTTCTGTGCTGCCATGCAGGATAGAGTGATGTGTTTGGTGCTAGAACGGGATGCCGCTCTTGCTGTTCTTCAGAGCCAGAATCAGAGTGCAGATGTGAAATTACAGCCTTTAACAGAAActttcatcaagaagaagcagGACCAACTTAGCAATGATTATTTCTATGAGATCCTGCAAGACAAAGTCAGCAGCCTGCTTCAAGATCCCCATGTTCAGAAAGATTGCTACAGCAGCATCATACAGGCTATGACTACTATCTGTGATGACTTTGGCGACCTCCTGTCACTTAAAAAGGTTGATGATTGTCAGAGCGTCTCCGAATTCAACGAGACTGGATTCATTTTCAGTGGCAGCAAAACCAATCCAACTCGCATTGATCAACTTGCTTTGGCTCTCTTGAAGATCCTACACGATGGGATCATCTACGAGACAAAGCACACCACCACTGCATTCTGTAAGTTGCTGCCCTTATCTGAAACCGCCTCTCTGCAGCCTTATGCTCTGCCTGCACAGTTACCTAATCAACACTCAGTTTAATTCTACCTGCAGGAGAAGAGAGGTGTTCCATCCATTGTATATACCCCACCTTCTGGTACCACCTCTAAGTTGCAATGACGAAGACAGCAGCTGCCTCAGTCCCTACTAATGGGTTCTTTTGCGTGCTCTATCACTTAGCATAACTAACTGTGGTATATAGCACTTCCTTTTGCCAATTGTCTTTACAGACAATACCAGCACAACAACTGTGCCGATATTCTTTTGGGTCGTCCACCGCGAGACACCAATTACAACAATCATCCAAAATATCCTTTGAAGTATAGGTCTGTGTCACCTACACACACAAAGGGCTAGAAACCAGCTTCTGGATCATGAGCAGGATGGTGCACTCGGAGATCTCACTCAGCTTCTTAATGCAAGACAGGGATCGACAAAAACGTACTTACCTCTCCTTGCTGGTTTCTACTTTGTGCGTGTTTAGAGTGCATGTTTACCTCATTATCGTAGCTGTGCCTGTTAGATTTGCCTAGGAACTTCTGACAAATATCACTGTCATCATCCAAACTGGGCTTGAGTTTTATATGCACGACTATTTCTATTCGAGTATTGTGGCCGTGTGAAGTGTTGCTTATGCCAACTACTATGATTACAGCATGGCTACTAATTTACTAGGTTTTTTGTGTGGTTTCTTTTGTTGGGCTGTTTTTCCTGCTAAGTAAATCCTACAAGTCCGTTGTTCATTGCCAAACAGTTGTTTGCCCTGCGCCTTGACATTTCAATCACTACAACATATGCACTCAGAGATCAAAGGATACTATGGATGCTATCATGATCCAGCAAACGATAGAGAACTCAGGTAAAGATACATTCTAGCCACATTAATCCTGCTGCCATTTTCAGTCATACAAAAGAGTGATACAATTCAGAATAAGATACATTCAGCCACATCAAGTCACCTAACATTTTGAGCCACACAAAGCATTGCTGCACATACTGTCTTAGCAACAAAATGCCTACACGAACTCATTGCCCCACAAAGCACAACAAACTATTTAGGTTTCATCCATGATATCTGAGGAGAGTCCTTCCACTGCGGCTGTCGCGTTCCAAACACTTTCCTCTGCCCACACAGCAGCTCCATGAGCAAGTAACCCGATGGCCGTCCTCGAAGATCCATCAATGGCGTCCAAAGTGATATGTTCCAGCGTCTTTTGAAGTATCTCTACATGGTCTATTGATTCAGACCAACCAGACTTGAGCAGCATGTTGTTCCTGCGCAGTTCTTCATTTTTCTTTCGTAGATCTTCTACACCACTGAAATTTGGGTTAGTGACAACAACACCAAAATCACGCCTTGCTGCTTGGATCAGTGCACTCACCGCGGCCTCCTCTGCTCCATCCTTCGTCACTGAAGGACAGCCCGTTGCCTCCAGAAGAATAAACTCATCGACCTCAGCAAGTAGAGGGACAATCACAAAACCGGTTGCCACATAGAGACCATCAACATTTTTAAATGAATAGAAAGGAACGGAACCCTCTAAAGTCTTGACCACATCATTCAAAATAGTATGGCAGGAAACATATGCCACAACGACTGCTCCTACAAGGATACAAGATGGCATCATTTGCGGAGCAAATGCAAACGCACAATGTAGTATGACTTCAGGTTCAAACTGCACAAACAAAGACTAAGGTATATTAACCAGTAGCTGCTGCCATCGCCTCAACGCTAGCACCAGCTTCCACTGCCTCCACGCACAAACAACAAAGCCTAAGACTGCCCTCCGTTAAAATACACCAGGTGCTTTGCCTGCAACGAAACCGGCCAACGCGACCGACCTCTTGAAACTGCCTATGTCTCTGCGTGGCCAACAAACCGACCTGCGACGGGATTAAACGCAAAGAACAGGAAGCACGCCGTCTACCAGCAGCCCAGTCCACAAGCCTATcaccagcccagcccaccaGAAACATGGGAGCCCATGCCGATGCTCCATCCAgatgggcgcggcggagcgcgctGCTGACCTAGtagactatataagggcaaGCAGAGATCTTCCCATATGAAACACCCCAATTAACTCATCTAAGTCAATACAGATCACCCAACAAGAACATGCAAATAAATGTACTATGATCAAGTAATATTATcgtaagatcaaggcaaaacaGTGCAAATCGTTGGGCAATTTTTACAGCATTATTTTTCCTCTATTTTATCTTTATTCTTTTTTCTATTCTTACATTGCAGGTGTTATTCTGCGGGGGAGATCAAGTACACTTCATGCAATTCATGAAGAAGATATGATGTGTATATGTACCAGATCAAGTAAATAAGTACATATGCAGTGAGGGCAAGTACAtttcttataatttttttgtctaAATATATACTTCATTAGGTAATAATATTGTTCTAGATTAAGCTAATTATGCAATTGTTTTAGGCAAtaatatgattcta carries:
- the LOC120639197 gene encoding uncharacterized protein LOC120639197; this encodes MDNLKLKLHSSGYDSMLQGLNMETAWMHVDLPSGNKPGADSSTVIFGSPQPSHNEADESACEAVLNYYCSARDVDIDDFSHSVLKKKQQELEASNFFCAAMQDRVMCLVLERDAALAVLQSQNQSADVKLQPLTETFIKKKQDQLSNDYFYEILQDKVSSLLQDPHVQKDCYSSIIQAMTTICDDFGDLLSLKKVDDCQSVSEFNETGFIFSGSKTNPTRIDQLALALLKILHDGIIYETKHTTTAFCKLLPLSETASLQPYALPAQLPNQHSV